A genome region from Nocardia sp. NBC_00565 includes the following:
- a CDS encoding diguanylate cyclase domain-containing protein, whose translation MDQDKADIAVDAEQLAHRYRSLVEHTPDGIVVHDRGTVVYANQATARLLAADNADQVIGQPLTSFVHPRSVPGMLDRIRQLTNSGSASDPTEMSLIRVDGEIVQVETVSVLTAWHDHLAYQVVIHDLTAQRAAEAAQRRAEQHFTTVVSQLEEGVVVIDRDGRIESANPAAVRIFGTDGRTGALVGATIHELPLVLLDANAQPLPPGRHPVARTLATGETITGYIFGVDREDGQRRWLSGSSRLLNPGDPDSPAVSSFADITEFRASRRQLEYQATHDSLTGLANRSLILSQLAGALATSEDLPVSMVLFIDLDGFKAINDTLGHAIGDTVLQIVAQRLQRALRGNDLVGRLGGDEFLVLLSGRTQRVDIDSLVLRLRSTMAEPIIARGHRIEVNASIGVTELEEGDNRTPEAVLHDADLAMYRAKPAGHEGAGLGRRPNNTHAS comes from the coding sequence GTGGATCAGGACAAGGCAGACATCGCAGTCGACGCCGAGCAACTGGCGCACCGCTATCGGTCCCTGGTCGAGCACACCCCGGACGGAATCGTGGTGCACGATCGCGGCACCGTCGTCTACGCCAACCAGGCCACCGCGCGTTTGCTGGCCGCCGATAACGCCGACCAAGTGATCGGCCAGCCGCTGACCAGCTTCGTCCATCCCAGGTCGGTGCCCGGCATGCTGGACCGCATCCGCCAGTTGACCAACTCGGGCTCCGCTTCCGATCCCACCGAGATGTCGCTGATCCGGGTGGACGGCGAAATCGTCCAGGTCGAGACGGTCTCGGTGCTCACCGCCTGGCACGACCACCTCGCCTATCAGGTGGTCATCCACGATCTCACCGCCCAGCGCGCCGCCGAGGCCGCGCAGCGGCGGGCCGAACAGCACTTCACCACCGTCGTCTCGCAGCTGGAGGAGGGCGTGGTGGTGATCGACCGGGACGGCCGCATCGAATCGGCCAATCCAGCGGCCGTGCGGATCTTCGGCACCGACGGCCGCACCGGCGCGCTGGTCGGCGCCACCATCCACGAACTGCCGCTGGTACTGCTCGACGCCAACGCCCAGCCACTGCCGCCGGGCCGGCATCCGGTGGCGCGAACCCTGGCGACCGGCGAAACGATCACCGGCTACATCTTCGGCGTCGACCGCGAGGACGGTCAGCGGCGCTGGCTGTCGGGCAGCTCACGGCTACTCAATCCGGGCGACCCGGACTCACCCGCGGTGTCGTCGTTCGCCGATATCACCGAATTCCGTGCCAGCCGAAGGCAATTGGAGTATCAGGCCACGCACGACTCGCTGACCGGACTGGCCAACCGCTCGCTGATCCTGTCCCAGCTCGCCGGCGCGCTGGCCACCAGCGAGGACCTGCCGGTCTCGATGGTGCTGTTCATCGACCTGGACGGCTTCAAGGCGATCAACGACACCCTCGGCCACGCGATCGGCGATACCGTGCTGCAGATCGTGGCGCAGCGGCTGCAGCGCGCGCTGCGCGGCAACGATCTCGTCGGCCGACTCGGCGGCGACGAATTCCTGGTGCTGCTGTCCGGGCGGACCCAGCGGGTCGATATCGACTCCCTCGTCCTGCGGCTGCGCTCGACGATGGCCGAACCGATCATCGCGCGCGGGCACCGGATCGAGGTGAACGCCTCGATCGGCGTCACCGAACTCGAGGAGGGCGACAACCGCACGCCCGAAGCGGTGCTGCACGACGCCGATCTGGCGATGTACCGCGCCAAGCCCGCCGGACACGAAGGCGCCGGCTTGGGCCGCAGGCCGAACAACACCCACGCTTCCTGA
- a CDS encoding beta-ketoacyl synthase N-terminal-like domain-containing protein, giving the protein MPGTNPISEQHYQDHMTIAGIGAVTGYGWGRETLWHGLLSGKTAATLQPGYGSGRDEQAWVSVVPDGGDPIVSNSRYGRATHESAREAIADATARGWRPGRTVGLLHAIVLGDVANWRDFYTVDHGHRRSRDYMRLLPSTPISVLMQEFGFHGPSMNVSAACSSANVALITAKLWLDSGVADDVICVATDMSATPDMLEHFVRLGAAVGDDDPLSACRPFQEGSRGFCMGEASVTFVLSRSVQRPYVEVLGGGMTNDAYHVVSVDPGHAQIFDCARRALADADVRPEEVRYFNAHGTGTEQCDVAERDLLARLFGDRPQVYSLKPLAGHCQGAAAGVEVAAAALGYDRGVVPAAPIVAPAHPRLLDGPTPCEGGVTVKLSLGMGGHNSMLVLGPAR; this is encoded by the coding sequence ATGCCGGGTACCAACCCGATCAGTGAACAGCACTATCAAGATCATATGACGATTGCCGGGATCGGTGCGGTCACCGGGTACGGCTGGGGTCGCGAGACGTTGTGGCATGGGCTGCTGAGCGGTAAGACGGCGGCCACGCTACAACCTGGCTACGGCTCGGGTCGCGATGAGCAGGCCTGGGTATCGGTAGTGCCCGACGGCGGCGACCCGATAGTCAGCAACAGCCGGTACGGGCGCGCCACGCACGAGTCGGCCCGCGAGGCGATCGCCGATGCCACCGCACGCGGCTGGCGGCCCGGCCGCACCGTCGGGCTGCTGCACGCGATCGTGCTCGGCGATGTCGCCAACTGGCGCGACTTCTACACCGTCGACCACGGCCACCGCCGCTCCCGCGACTACATGCGACTACTACCGTCCACGCCGATCTCGGTGCTGATGCAGGAATTCGGCTTCCACGGCCCCTCGATGAATGTCTCCGCGGCGTGCAGTTCGGCCAATGTCGCGTTGATCACCGCGAAGCTATGGCTGGACAGTGGGGTCGCCGACGACGTCATCTGCGTCGCGACCGATATGTCGGCCACGCCGGATATGCTCGAGCACTTCGTCCGGCTGGGCGCCGCGGTCGGCGACGATGATCCGCTGTCTGCCTGCCGACCCTTCCAAGAGGGCAGCCGCGGATTTTGCATGGGGGAGGCCTCGGTGACGTTCGTGCTGAGCCGCTCGGTGCAGCGGCCCTATGTCGAGGTGCTCGGGGGTGGTATGACCAATGACGCCTACCACGTGGTGTCCGTCGATCCGGGGCATGCGCAGATCTTCGATTGCGCGCGACGAGCGTTGGCCGATGCCGATGTACGGCCTGAGGAGGTGCGCTATTTCAATGCGCACGGCACCGGTACCGAGCAATGTGATGTCGCCGAGCGGGACCTACTAGCCCGGCTGTTCGGTGATCGACCGCAGGTCTATTCGTTGAAACCGCTGGCGGGGCATTGCCAAGGGGCGGCGGCGGGGGTCGAGGTGGCCGCGGCGGCGTTGGGATACGACCGTGGGGTCGTGCCCGCCGCGCCGATCGTCGCGCCCGCGCATCCGCGGTTGCTCGATGGTCCGACGCCGTGCGAAGGGGGCGTGACGGTGAAGCTGTCGCTCGGTATGGGGGGACATAATTCGATGTTGGTGCTGGGTCCGGCGCGTTGA
- a CDS encoding sensor histidine kinase, with the protein MTEELGSGPYSVRDTLSQLRLRELLSEVKERVELIIDSRDRMDGLVEAMLTVTSGLDLDETLRAIVHTATSLVDARYGALAVRGHEQQVTQFLDEGIAEETRERIGRLPAGHGVLGEVFSQPKPLRLDELSKHPASVGFPAHHPPMHTFLGVPVRIRNEVFGSLYLTEKANGQPFTEDDDVLVQALAAAAGIAVDNARLYESARTRQAWIEATRDIATEFLAGTEPDLVLAHVVDHARTLTGSHQSFLASAAVADIRLGTVTELIITQWSGPGNGFDGLTVDADGTALGESFTRRTPLRFDDAALIDLGVPLHDVGPALILPLCTPDAALGALVTVRPIGSPPYSDELVELTNAFTDQAALAMQLAETQRRMRELDILADRDRIARDLHDHVIQRLFAIGLTLQSAVPRAEVPEVRQHLSTVINDLQEVVQEIRTSIFDLHGGNGSSIRVQQRIEDAVRQQTTDAPLRATVQVTGPLSVLEAELADHAEAVVREAVSNAVRHSGAATVSVEISVADDLTIVVTDDGWGIPNHVIRRGLRNLEQRAEKSEGRFTIGPAYEPEGTNLPGTRLCWSVPLP; encoded by the coding sequence ATGACCGAAGAGCTGGGCAGCGGCCCCTATTCGGTGCGCGACACGCTGTCGCAACTGCGCCTGCGGGAGCTCCTATCCGAGGTGAAGGAACGCGTCGAGCTGATCATTGATTCGCGCGACCGAATGGACGGCCTGGTCGAGGCGATGCTGACCGTCACCTCCGGCCTCGACCTCGACGAAACCCTGCGCGCCATCGTGCATACCGCGACCAGTCTGGTCGACGCCCGTTACGGCGCACTGGCCGTGCGCGGCCACGAACAGCAGGTCACCCAGTTCCTCGACGAGGGCATCGCGGAGGAGACCCGCGAACGCATCGGCCGGCTGCCCGCCGGTCACGGCGTGCTCGGCGAGGTGTTCTCCCAACCCAAGCCGCTACGCCTCGACGAGCTGTCGAAGCACCCCGCGTCGGTGGGGTTCCCGGCGCATCACCCGCCGATGCACACCTTCCTCGGCGTGCCGGTGCGCATCCGCAACGAAGTCTTCGGCAGCCTCTACCTGACCGAGAAGGCCAACGGCCAGCCGTTCACCGAGGACGACGACGTACTCGTGCAGGCGCTGGCGGCCGCGGCCGGTATCGCGGTCGACAACGCCAGGCTCTACGAGTCGGCACGCACCAGACAGGCCTGGATCGAGGCCACCCGCGATATCGCCACCGAATTCCTCGCGGGCACCGAACCCGATCTGGTACTCGCCCACGTGGTCGACCATGCGCGCACCCTCACCGGATCGCACCAATCGTTCCTCGCCAGCGCGGCGGTCGCCGATATCAGACTCGGCACCGTGACCGAACTGATCATTACCCAATGGTCGGGTCCCGGTAATGGATTCGACGGGCTGACGGTGGACGCCGACGGCACCGCGCTCGGTGAGTCCTTCACCCGCCGCACACCGCTGCGTTTCGACGATGCCGCGCTGATCGATCTCGGCGTGCCGCTGCACGATGTCGGACCCGCGCTGATCCTGCCGCTGTGCACGCCCGACGCCGCCCTCGGCGCGCTGGTCACCGTGCGGCCGATCGGCTCACCGCCCTATTCCGACGAGCTGGTCGAGCTGACCAACGCCTTCACCGATCAGGCCGCACTGGCCATGCAGCTGGCCGAAACCCAGCGCAGGATGCGCGAGCTCGATATCCTCGCCGACCGCGACCGCATCGCCCGCGATCTGCACGACCATGTGATCCAGCGGCTGTTCGCCATCGGCCTCACGCTGCAGAGCGCGGTGCCGCGGGCCGAGGTTCCCGAAGTGCGCCAGCACCTTTCGACGGTCATCAACGATCTGCAGGAGGTGGTCCAGGAGATCCGCACCTCCATCTTCGATCTGCACGGCGGTAACGGCAGCAGCATCCGGGTGCAGCAGCGGATCGAGGACGCGGTGCGCCAGCAGACCACCGATGCGCCGCTGCGCGCCACCGTCCAGGTGACCGGTCCGCTGTCGGTGCTCGAGGCCGAGCTGGCCGATCACGCGGAGGCGGTGGTGCGCGAGGCGGTGAGCAATGCGGTGCGGCACTCCGGCGCGGCGACGGTCTCGGTGGAGATCAGCGTGGCCGACGATCTGACCATCGTGGTCACCGATGACGGCTGGGGCATTCCGAATCACGTGATCCGCCGCGGGTTGCGGAATTTGGAGCAGCGGGCCGAGAAGTCCGAGGGGCGGTTCACCATCGGACCGGCGTACGAGCCGGAGGGCACGAACCTGCCGGGGACACGGCTGTGCTGGTCGGTGCCGCTGCCCTGA
- a CDS encoding sigma 54 modulation/S30EA ribosomal C-terminal domain-containing protein: MNSPLRSSELWATAADPELAVTTRGAVPPADVTRAVRGIGRVLRRYHLDAAARVRVTAPVDADEPTLVQANVRIQDTPTRVQVTGPRGFAVTFAVERLDRQIARLATKQSREWPDPARPPLARVTEPRPIVRRKHCALLTGTPAEATAVMDAMDYDSYLFIDAETGEDALVSWADPMGVRLARQRSTSAPQAPVEVALTVNSLPLIMNSDPAPTLIEEAAVTRLCRKGLPFLFFTDADSGRGRLLYRRYDGDLTLVIPAGIG, encoded by the coding sequence ATGAATTCGCCGTTGCGTTCGTCGGAGCTGTGGGCAACCGCCGCCGATCCCGAATTGGCCGTGACCACCCGGGGCGCGGTGCCACCCGCGGATGTGACCCGGGCGGTGCGGGGGATCGGTCGCGTGCTGCGCCGGTATCACCTCGACGCGGCGGCACGGGTGCGGGTGACCGCACCGGTGGACGCGGACGAACCGACGTTGGTGCAGGCCAACGTGCGCATCCAGGACACCCCGACCCGGGTGCAGGTCACCGGTCCGCGCGGCTTCGCGGTGACCTTCGCCGTCGAACGGCTGGACCGTCAGATCGCCCGGCTGGCTACCAAACAGTCACGCGAGTGGCCCGATCCGGCGCGCCCGCCCCTGGCCAGGGTCACCGAGCCGCGTCCGATCGTGCGGAGGAAGCACTGCGCGCTGCTGACCGGTACGCCCGCCGAGGCGACGGCGGTGATGGACGCGATGGATTACGACTCGTATCTGTTCATCGATGCCGAAACCGGTGAGGACGCCCTGGTGAGCTGGGCGGATCCGATGGGCGTTCGGTTGGCGCGGCAGCGCAGCACCAGCGCGCCGCAGGCTCCGGTGGAGGTGGCGCTGACGGTGAATTCGCTACCGCTGATCATGAATTCGGATCCCGCGCCGACGCTGATCGAAGAGGCCGCGGTGACCCGGCTGTGCCGCAAGGGTTTGCCGTTCCTGTTCTTCACCGACGCGGACAGTGGGCGCGGCAGGTTGCTGTACCGCCGCTACGACGGCGACCTCACCCTCGTGATTCCCGCCGGTATCGGCTAA
- a CDS encoding response regulator transcription factor, with amino-acid sequence MITVFLVDDHEIVRRGLIDLLANDPELAVIGQAGDVATAMTGIHAQRPDVAVLDVRLPDGNGIELCRDLLAEIDDLHCLILTSYTDEHAMLDAILAGASGYVVKNIKGMELAEAIKQVGAGRSLLDNRAATALKARLRNSTENDGPLAGLTEQERRLLALLGEGLTNRQIAARMFLAEKTVKNYVSRLLAKLGMERRTQAAVLASRLREG; translated from the coding sequence GTGATCACAGTGTTCCTCGTCGACGACCACGAGATCGTCCGGCGCGGCCTCATCGACCTGCTGGCGAACGATCCGGAGCTGGCGGTGATCGGCCAGGCGGGCGATGTCGCCACCGCCATGACCGGCATTCACGCGCAGCGCCCCGATGTCGCCGTGCTCGATGTACGACTGCCCGATGGCAACGGCATCGAACTGTGCCGCGATCTGCTCGCCGAAATCGACGATTTGCATTGCCTCATCCTGACGTCCTACACCGATGAGCACGCCATGCTGGACGCAATCCTGGCGGGCGCGAGCGGCTATGTCGTGAAGAACATCAAGGGCATGGAATTGGCCGAAGCGATCAAACAAGTCGGCGCGGGTCGTTCACTCCTGGATAACCGTGCGGCGACCGCCCTCAAAGCGCGGCTGCGCAACAGTACCGAAAATGACGGACCGCTCGCCGGACTCACCGAACAGGAACGGCGACTACTCGCGCTGCTCGGCGAGGGATTGACCAATCGGCAGATCGCGGCGCGAATGTTCCTGGCCGAGAAGACCGTCAAGAATTACGTTTCCCGGCTACTGGCCAAGCTGGGCATGGAGCGGCGCACCCAGGCCGCGGTGCTGGCCTCCCGCCTTCGCGAGGGTTAG
- a CDS encoding amylo-alpha-1,6-glucosidase, producing MTSPWGDGADPGAPRAVAGVTLVEGSTFCISEDGGVISPNRPEGLFVRDTRVLSRWRLTVDGLAPQALTVQYAEPYSATLLARTPPPPGRADSTALVTVGRHVGDGMREDLTVRNLSGAAISCVVALEIDADFADLFEVKEGRIGDGVVVTNSMAMAGGIEISRTDLALALTVTAAGATAIDRELRWQLDLPGRGDWSVCIQYRPTLGSVPVVPRHLCGSSLSHSAPARRLREWYQNSPTVHTDDETLAAVLQRAVVDLGALRIFDPGHPERAVVAAGAPWFMALFGRDSLLTSWMVLPLDRRLAVGTLQSLADLQGNEIRAATEEQPGRIPHEVRFGRAATLLLGGDTVYYGTADATPLFVMLLGELHRWGLDAETRDGLLPHADRALEWIEHFGDLDGDGFVEYQRAADHGLANQGWKDSWDGVNFADGTLPEAPIALAEVQGYVYAAYMARVALALDMDDHETADRFRAKAAALKAAFNKSFWLPERGWYATGLDRYKRPIDALTSNIGHCLWTGIVDDDKAARVADHLLSPEMFSGWGIRTLASNMGAYNPVSYHNGSVWPHDNAICAAGLMRYGFTEHATRVIDGVLDASRRFGYRLPELFSGFDRAEFDAPVPYPTSCSPQAWASAAPLLFTRSMLRLEPGSGSASVAPAVPERYLPLRVSGLRVGSDVLTVTVDSEGWQLSGMSGKLRRSEE from the coding sequence TTGACGAGTCCCTGGGGTGACGGAGCCGACCCGGGTGCGCCCCGGGCAGTCGCCGGGGTGACCCTGGTCGAAGGGTCGACGTTCTGTATCAGCGAGGACGGCGGCGTCATCAGCCCGAATCGCCCGGAGGGACTATTCGTTCGCGATACCAGGGTGCTGTCGCGGTGGCGGCTGACCGTCGACGGGTTGGCGCCGCAGGCGCTCACTGTTCAGTATGCGGAGCCCTACAGCGCGACACTGCTGGCCAGGACGCCGCCACCGCCCGGTCGAGCCGATAGCACCGCGCTGGTGACCGTGGGGCGTCATGTCGGCGACGGTATGCGCGAGGACCTTACGGTGCGCAATCTCTCCGGTGCGGCGATCAGCTGTGTGGTCGCGCTGGAGATCGACGCCGATTTCGCGGATCTGTTCGAGGTGAAGGAGGGGCGGATCGGCGACGGGGTGGTGGTCACCAACAGCATGGCGATGGCAGGCGGGATCGAGATCAGCCGGACCGATCTGGCGTTGGCGCTGACCGTGACCGCCGCCGGAGCCACCGCGATCGATCGCGAATTGCGGTGGCAGCTGGATCTTCCCGGGCGCGGTGACTGGTCGGTGTGCATTCAGTACCGGCCGACGCTCGGCTCGGTGCCGGTGGTGCCCCGGCATCTGTGCGGGAGTTCCCTCTCACACAGCGCACCGGCGCGGCGGCTGCGCGAGTGGTACCAGAATTCGCCGACCGTGCACACCGACGACGAGACGCTCGCCGCGGTATTGCAGCGCGCCGTTGTCGATCTCGGCGCCTTGCGGATCTTCGATCCAGGTCACCCCGAGCGGGCGGTGGTCGCGGCGGGCGCGCCGTGGTTCATGGCGCTGTTCGGGCGGGACTCGCTGCTCACCTCCTGGATGGTGCTGCCGCTGGACCGGCGGCTGGCCGTCGGCACGCTGCAGAGTCTGGCGGACTTGCAGGGCAACGAGATTCGTGCGGCGACCGAGGAGCAGCCGGGGCGGATCCCGCATGAGGTGCGGTTCGGACGGGCGGCGACGTTGCTGCTCGGTGGTGACACCGTGTATTACGGAACCGCCGATGCCACACCGCTGTTCGTGATGTTGCTGGGCGAGCTGCATCGGTGGGGATTGGATGCCGAGACGCGCGACGGGCTGCTGCCGCATGCGGATCGGGCGCTGGAGTGGATCGAGCATTTCGGTGATCTGGACGGCGACGGGTTCGTCGAATATCAGCGCGCGGCCGACCACGGGTTGGCGAATCAGGGCTGGAAGGACTCCTGGGACGGGGTGAATTTCGCCGACGGCACACTGCCCGAGGCGCCCATCGCGCTGGCCGAGGTGCAGGGGTACGTGTACGCGGCGTATATGGCGCGGGTCGCGTTGGCGCTCGACATGGACGATCACGAGACCGCGGATCGGTTCCGGGCCAAGGCGGCTGCGTTGAAGGCCGCGTTCAACAAGTCGTTCTGGTTGCCCGAGCGCGGTTGGTACGCCACCGGTTTGGATCGGTACAAGCGGCCGATCGATGCGTTGACCTCGAATATCGGGCACTGTCTGTGGACCGGCATCGTCGATGACGACAAGGCGGCGCGGGTGGCGGACCATCTGCTGTCGCCGGAGATGTTCAGCGGGTGGGGGATCCGCACGCTCGCGAGCAATATGGGTGCGTACAACCCGGTCAGCTATCACAACGGCTCGGTGTGGCCGCACGACAACGCCATCTGCGCCGCCGGGTTGATGCGTTACGGGTTCACCGAGCACGCCACCCGCGTCATCGATGGCGTCCTCGACGCGTCGAGACGATTCGGTTACCGGCTGCCGGAGCTGTTCAGCGGTTTCGACCGTGCGGAATTCGACGCGCCGGTGCCGTACCCGACCTCGTGCTCGCCGCAAGCCTGGGCCTCCGCGGCGCCGCTGCTGTTCACGCGGAGTATGTTGCGGCTGGAGCCGGGCAGTGGGTCGGCCTCGGTCGCGCCCGCGGTGCCGGAGCGGTATCTGCCGCTGCGGGTCAGCGGGTTGCGGGTCGGCTCGGATGTGCTCACGGTCACCGTGGACAGCGAGGGCTGGCAGCTGAGCGGAATGTCTGGAAAGTTGCGTCGATCCGAGGAATGA
- the uvrA gene encoding excinuclease ABC subunit UvrA: MAERLTVRGAREHNLKGIDLDLPRDSLIVFTGLSGSGKSSLAFDTIFAEGQRRYVESLSAYARQFLGQMDKPDVDFIEGLSPAVSIDQKSTNRNPRSTVGTITEVYDYLRLLYARAGTPHCPVCGELIAKQSPQQIVDQVLAMAEGIKFQVLAPVVRTRKGEFVDLFDQLNTQGYSRVRVDGVVYPLTDPPKLKKQEKHDVEVVVDRLQVKPSSKQRLTDSIETALRLADGIVVLDFVDRDEHAHDRERRFSERLACPNGHPLDIEDLEPRSFSFNSPYGACPDCTGLGIRKEVDPDLVVPDPELSLADGAIAPWSRGQTAEYFTRLLSGLAESIGFSMDTPWQDLPPKARKAVLEGSSDQVHVSYTNRYGRKRSYYADFEGVMPFLQRRMENTESEQMKEHYDGYMRDVPCPVCSGARLRPEILAVTIASGGEKKSIADVSELSIGDCSAFLNTLTLGERETAIAGQVLKEVQARLGFLLDVGLEYLSLSRAAATLSGGEAQRIRLATQIGSGLVGVLYVLDEPSIGLHQRDNRRLIETLTRLRNLGNTLIVVEHDEDTIRASDWVVDIGPLAGEHGGRVVHSGPYQELLTDANSLTGAYLSGRERIEVPMVRRPISKKRQLTVVGANEHNLRNIDVSFPLGVLTAVTGVSGSGKSTLVNDILATVLANKLNGARQVPGRHMRINGLDHLDKLVQVDQSPIGRTPRSNPATYTGVFDKIRTLFAATTEAKVRGYQPGRFSFNVKGGRCEACSGDGTLKIEMNFLPDVYVPCEVCHGARYNRETLEVHYKGKTIAEVLDMSIEEAAEFFEPVTSIHRYLKTLVDVGLGYVRLGQSAPTLSGGEAQRVKLAAELQKRSTGRTVYILDEPTTGLHFEDIRKLLLVINGLVDKGNTVIVIEHNLDVIKTSDWVVDMGPEGGSGGGTVVAEGAPEDVATVGESYTGQFLKEVLALPAATKPKAPAKKAAKKAPAKKVATKAAANNSSAAKATATKIAAPDPAAAKRASRKAAALR; this comes from the coding sequence GTGGCGGAACGCCTCACTGTGCGCGGAGCTCGGGAGCACAATCTCAAGGGGATCGACCTCGATCTGCCCCGCGACAGTCTCATCGTGTTCACCGGTCTGTCCGGTTCGGGCAAGTCCAGCCTCGCCTTCGACACGATCTTCGCCGAGGGGCAGCGCCGCTATGTGGAGTCGCTGTCGGCGTATGCGCGCCAGTTCCTCGGTCAGATGGACAAGCCCGACGTCGACTTCATCGAGGGCCTCTCACCCGCGGTCTCGATCGACCAGAAGTCGACCAACCGCAACCCTCGCTCGACCGTCGGCACCATCACCGAGGTCTACGACTACCTGCGTCTGCTGTACGCGCGCGCCGGTACGCCGCACTGCCCGGTCTGTGGTGAGCTGATCGCCAAGCAGAGCCCGCAGCAGATCGTGGACCAGGTGCTCGCCATGGCGGAGGGCATCAAGTTCCAGGTGCTCGCGCCGGTGGTGCGTACCCGCAAGGGCGAATTCGTCGATCTGTTCGACCAGTTGAACACCCAGGGCTACTCCCGGGTCCGGGTCGACGGCGTGGTGTATCCGCTGACCGATCCGCCGAAGCTGAAGAAGCAGGAGAAGCACGACGTCGAGGTCGTGGTGGACCGGCTGCAGGTGAAGCCGAGTTCCAAACAGCGCCTGACCGATTCGATCGAGACCGCGCTGCGGTTGGCCGACGGCATCGTGGTGCTGGACTTCGTCGACCGCGACGAGCACGCCCACGATCGCGAGCGCCGCTTCTCCGAACGACTGGCCTGCCCCAACGGCCATCCCCTCGATATCGAGGACCTCGAGCCGCGTTCGTTCTCGTTCAACTCGCCCTACGGTGCGTGCCCGGACTGCACCGGTCTCGGCATCCGCAAGGAGGTCGATCCCGATCTGGTGGTGCCGGATCCGGAGCTGAGCCTGGCCGACGGTGCGATCGCGCCGTGGTCGCGGGGCCAGACCGCCGAATACTTCACCCGGCTGCTGTCGGGTCTGGCCGAATCCATCGGCTTCTCCATGGATACGCCGTGGCAGGACCTGCCGCCCAAGGCACGCAAGGCGGTGCTGGAGGGCAGTTCGGATCAGGTGCACGTCTCCTACACCAACCGGTACGGCCGGAAGCGTTCGTACTACGCCGATTTCGAGGGCGTGATGCCGTTCCTGCAGCGGCGCATGGAGAACACCGAATCCGAGCAGATGAAGGAGCACTACGACGGGTACATGCGTGATGTCCCGTGCCCGGTTTGCAGCGGTGCTCGGCTGCGTCCCGAAATTCTGGCCGTCACCATTGCCTCGGGCGGTGAGAAGAAGTCCATCGCCGATGTGAGCGAATTGTCGATCGGTGATTGCTCGGCATTCCTGAATACCTTGACACTGGGGGAGCGGGAGACCGCCATTGCCGGGCAGGTGCTGAAGGAAGTGCAGGCGCGGCTCGGATTCCTGTTGGATGTCGGACTGGAGTATCTGAGCCTGTCGCGGGCCGCGGCCACCCTGTCCGGTGGTGAGGCGCAGCGCATCCGGCTGGCGACGCAGATCGGGTCCGGACTGGTCGGGGTGCTGTACGTGCTCGACGAACCGTCGATCGGTCTGCATCAGCGGGACAACCGGCGGCTCATCGAAACCCTCACGCGGCTGCGCAATCTCGGCAATACGCTGATCGTGGTCGAACATGACGAGGACACCATTCGGGCCTCGGACTGGGTGGTCGATATCGGTCCGCTGGCGGGTGAGCACGGTGGTCGGGTGGTGCACAGCGGTCCGTACCAGGAACTGCTGACCGATGCGAATTCGCTGACCGGCGCCTATCTTTCGGGCCGCGAGCGGATCGAGGTGCCGATGGTGCGGCGACCGATCAGCAAGAAGCGTCAGCTCACCGTGGTCGGTGCGAACGAGCACAACCTGCGCAATATCGACGTGAGTTTCCCACTCGGCGTGCTCACCGCGGTCACCGGTGTTTCGGGTTCGGGTAAGTCCACGTTGGTCAACGACATTCTCGCGACCGTGCTGGCGAACAAGCTGAACGGTGCGCGGCAGGTGCCGGGGCGGCATATGCGGATCAACGGGCTCGATCACCTGGACAAGCTGGTGCAGGTGGATCAGTCGCCGATCGGCCGCACCCCACGCTCGAACCCGGCCACCTATACCGGCGTGTTCGACAAGATCCGCACGCTGTTCGCGGCGACCACCGAGGCGAAGGTGCGCGGCTATCAGCCGGGCCGATTCTCGTTCAACGTCAAGGGCGGTCGCTGCGAAGCCTGCTCCGGCGACGGCACCTTGAAGATCGAGATGAACTTCCTGCCGGATGTGTACGTGCCGTGCGAGGTGTGCCACGGGGCCCGGTACAACCGGGAGACCCTCGAGGTGCACTACAAGGGCAAGACGATCGCCGAGGTGCTGGATATGTCGATCGAGGAGGCCGCCGAGTTCTTCGAACCGGTCACCTCGATCCACCGCTACCTGAAGACACTGGTGGACGTCGGGCTCGGGTATGTGCGGCTCGGACAGAGCGCGCCGACACTGTCCGGCGGTGAGGCGCAACGCGTGAAGCTGGCGGCCGAACTGCAGAAGCGTTCCACCGGCCGAACCGTCTACATCCTGGACGAGCCGACCACCGGCCTGCACTTCGAGGACATCCGCAAGTTGCTGCTGGTGATCAACGGGTTGGTCGACAAGGGCAATACGGTCATCGTCATCGAGCACAACCTGGACGTGATCAAGACCTCCGACTGGGTGGTTGACATGGGCCCGGAGGGCGGCTCGGGCGGTGGCACGGTGGTAGCCGAGGGAGCTCCGGAAGATGTTGCGACCGTTGGCGAGAGCTACACCGGTCAGTTCCTGAAGGAAGTACTGGCGCTACCCGCGGCGACCAAGCCGAAGGCTCCCGCCAAAAAGGCGGCGAAGAAGGCACCCGCGAAGAAGGTCGCCACCAAAGCAGCGGCGAACAACTCCTCCGCCGCAAAGGCGACAGCAACCAAGATCGCCGCACCCGACCCCGCCGCGGCAAAGCGCGCTTCCCGAAAAGCCGCCGCCCTGCGCTGA